A genome region from Brassica oleracea var. oleracea cultivar TO1000 chromosome C2, BOL, whole genome shotgun sequence includes the following:
- the LOC106325014 gene encoding agamous-like MADS-box protein AGL8 isoform X1 — protein sequence MGRGRVQLKRIENKINRQVTFSKRRSGLLKKAHEISVLCDAEVALIVFSSKGELFEYSTDSCMESILERYDRYLYSDKELVGRDISQIENWVLEHAKLKARVEVLEKNKRNFMGEELESLSLKDLQSLEHQLDAAIKSIRSRKNQAMFESISALQKKDKALQDHNNTLLKKIKEREKKTGHQEGQLNHCSNNSSIVQPQYCLTSSRDGFVGRVGGENGGASSLTEPNSLLPAWMLRPTTNE from the exons ATGGGAAGGGGTAGGGTTCAGCTGAAGAGGATAGAGAATAAGATCAATAGGCAAGTTACTTTCTCAAAGAGAAGGTCTGGTTTGCTCAAGAAAGCTCATGAGATCTCTGTTCTCTGCGATGCTGAGGTTGCTCTCATCGTCTTCTCTTCCAAAGGCGAACTCTTCGAATATTCCACAGACTCTTG CATGGAAAGCATACTTGAACGCTATGATCGCTATTTGTACTCAGATAAAGAACTTGTTGGCAGAGACATTTCACAGATT GAAAATTGGGTTCTAGAACATGCCAAGCTCAAGGCAAGAGTTGAGGTACTTGAGAAGAACAAAAG GAATTTTATGGGGGAAGAACTTGAATCTTTGAGTTTAAAGGACCTTCAAAGCCTGGAGCATCAGCTCGATGCTGCTATCAAAAGCATTAGGTCAAGAAAG AACCAAGCTATGTTCGAATCCATATCAGCGCTCCAGAAGAAG GATAAGGCCTTGCAAGATCACAATAATACGCTTCTCAAAAAG ATTAAGGAGAGGGAGAAGAAAACGGGTCATCAAGAAGGACAACTAAACCATTGCTCCAACAATTCTTCAATTGTTCAGCCCCAGTACTGTTTAACCTCCTCCAG AGATGGCTTTGTGGGGAGAGTTGGGGGAGAGAATGGTGGAGCATCGTCATTGACGGAACCAAACTCTCTTCTTCCGGCTTGGATGTTACGCCCTACGACGAATGAATAG
- the LOC106325014 gene encoding agamous-like MADS-box protein AGL8 isoform X2, with the protein MMFCGLTKNQVLHTLLCCQTSMESILERYDRYLYSDKELVGRDISQIENWVLEHAKLKARVEVLEKNKRNFMGEELESLSLKDLQSLEHQLDAAIKSIRSRKNQAMFESISALQKKDKALQDHNNTLLKKIKEREKKTGHQEGQLNHCSNNSSIVQPQYCLTSSRDGFVGRVGGENGGASSLTEPNSLLPAWMLRPTTNE; encoded by the exons ATGATGTTTTGTGGACTCACCAAAAACCAGGTTTTGCATACATTATTGTGTTGCCAAACAAG CATGGAAAGCATACTTGAACGCTATGATCGCTATTTGTACTCAGATAAAGAACTTGTTGGCAGAGACATTTCACAGATT GAAAATTGGGTTCTAGAACATGCCAAGCTCAAGGCAAGAGTTGAGGTACTTGAGAAGAACAAAAG GAATTTTATGGGGGAAGAACTTGAATCTTTGAGTTTAAAGGACCTTCAAAGCCTGGAGCATCAGCTCGATGCTGCTATCAAAAGCATTAGGTCAAGAAAG AACCAAGCTATGTTCGAATCCATATCAGCGCTCCAGAAGAAG GATAAGGCCTTGCAAGATCACAATAATACGCTTCTCAAAAAG ATTAAGGAGAGGGAGAAGAAAACGGGTCATCAAGAAGGACAACTAAACCATTGCTCCAACAATTCTTCAATTGTTCAGCCCCAGTACTGTTTAACCTCCTCCAG AGATGGCTTTGTGGGGAGAGTTGGGGGAGAGAATGGTGGAGCATCGTCATTGACGGAACCAAACTCTCTTCTTCCGGCTTGGATGTTACGCCCTACGACGAATGAATAG